Proteins from a single region of Nocardiopsis dassonvillei subsp. dassonvillei DSM 43111:
- a CDS encoding ROK family transcriptional regulator, giving the protein MTEAAATPGSQSALRRANERRVVDVLRREGTRTQAELARATGLSAASVSNIVRGLRAAGTVLVRDTSSNGRRAKAITLVRQPGAVVAVDFTADSVRVAVGDSDGNMLAREEIGYDVASDAERGVRRAAWLAETILLRSRVDRGTVSSVVASIPGPIDPGTGEVGGISCLPRWAGFRPARELTERLGLEVLAENDANLAVLAEQHRGAGVGAEHVVHLVLNDGVGAGIMMSGQLFRGAGGTAGEIGHIALDPRGHVCRCGNRGCLETFVGASYLLDMLPQNTDVARGPDPVRIPDMVAAALEGDPGSRRIIAEAGTALGQGTAIVANLFNPDRVVVGGELAQAGDLLLDPMRRSMELGSLSSALDRLELVPSALGRDASLYGALRMAAQQVKSASWS; this is encoded by the coding sequence GTGACCGAGGCCGCCGCGACACCGGGATCACAGTCAGCCCTGCGCCGGGCCAACGAGCGGCGGGTCGTGGACGTGCTGCGCAGGGAGGGCACCCGAACCCAGGCCGAGCTGGCCCGGGCCACCGGCCTGTCCGCGGCCAGCGTCTCCAACATCGTCCGCGGCCTGCGCGCCGCCGGGACGGTCCTGGTGCGCGACACCTCCTCCAACGGCCGCCGGGCCAAGGCGATCACCCTCGTGCGCCAGCCCGGCGCGGTCGTGGCCGTGGACTTCACCGCCGACAGCGTCCGCGTCGCGGTGGGCGACAGCGACGGCAACATGCTGGCCCGCGAGGAGATCGGCTACGACGTGGCCTCCGACGCCGAGCGCGGGGTGCGCCGCGCCGCCTGGCTGGCCGAGACCATCCTGCTGCGCAGCCGGGTCGACCGCGGCACCGTGTCCTCGGTGGTGGCCTCCATCCCGGGGCCGATCGACCCCGGCACCGGCGAGGTCGGCGGTATCTCCTGCCTGCCCCGCTGGGCGGGCTTCCGCCCCGCCAGGGAGCTGACCGAGCGGCTGGGCCTGGAGGTGCTGGCCGAGAACGACGCCAACCTCGCGGTCCTGGCCGAACAGCACCGGGGCGCGGGTGTGGGCGCCGAGCACGTGGTCCACCTGGTCCTCAACGACGGCGTGGGCGCGGGCATCATGATGTCGGGCCAGCTCTTCCGCGGCGCGGGCGGCACGGCCGGGGAGATCGGGCACATCGCGCTGGACCCGCGCGGGCACGTGTGCCGCTGCGGCAACCGGGGCTGCCTGGAGACCTTCGTCGGCGCGAGCTACCTGCTGGACATGCTGCCGCAGAACACCGACGTGGCCCGCGGCCCCGACCCCGTCCGGATCCCGGACATGGTGGCCGCGGCGCTGGAGGGCGACCCCGGCAGCCGCCGCATCATCGCCGAGGCGGGCACCGCGCTGGGCCAGGGCACGGCGATCGTGGCCAACCTGTTCAACCCGGACCGGGTCGTCGTGGGAGGGGAACTGGCCCAGGCCGGTGACCTGCTGCTGGATCCGATGCGCCGGTCGATGGAGCTGGGCTCGCTGAGCAGCGCCCTGGACCGGCTCGAACTGGTGCCGAGCGCGCTGGGCAGGGACGCCTCGCTGTACGGGGCGCTGCGCATGGCCGCCCAACAGGTGAAGTCAGCTTCTTGGTCCTGA
- a CDS encoding uridine kinase family protein, translating into MSRARISTAEPGWADLLAEAVPPPASAPGRTRAVAVEGRSGAGKSTVADALRAALVRRGEAAALLTMEDLYPGWRGLEEGSELLREWVLAPLSRGERAAWRRYDWERGAFAREWTALPGDVAAGGVLVVEGGGSGAAAVRGLLDLLVWVEAPDDERARRLDGRWDASVYAPHRRTWAEQEEAFHRRDRPREHADAVVANPAR; encoded by the coding sequence GTGAGCAGAGCACGCATCAGCACCGCCGAGCCGGGGTGGGCCGACCTCCTGGCCGAGGCGGTGCCGCCGCCCGCCTCGGCCCCGGGCCGAACGCGCGCCGTGGCGGTCGAGGGCCGCTCGGGCGCGGGCAAGAGCACGGTGGCCGACGCGCTGCGCGCGGCGCTGGTCCGGCGGGGCGAGGCCGCGGCCCTGCTGACCATGGAGGACCTCTACCCGGGGTGGCGGGGCCTGGAGGAGGGCTCGGAGCTGCTGCGCGAGTGGGTCCTGGCCCCGCTCTCGCGCGGGGAGCGGGCGGCCTGGCGGCGCTACGACTGGGAGCGGGGGGCGTTCGCACGGGAGTGGACGGCGCTGCCCGGCGACGTGGCGGCGGGCGGGGTCCTCGTGGTGGAGGGCGGCGGTTCCGGTGCCGCCGCCGTGCGCGGCCTGCTGGACCTGCTGGTGTGGGTGGAGGCGCCCGACGACGAGCGCGCGCGGCGGCTGGACGGCCGGTGGGACGCGTCGGTCTACGCGCCGCACCGGCGGACGTGGGCGGAGCAGGAGGAGGCGTTCCACCGGCGCGACCGCCCCCGGGAGCACGCCGACGCGGTGGTCGCCAACCCCGCCCGGTGA
- a CDS encoding alpha/beta hydrolase — translation MNTTRLVGTALNAAAVPAPRLAGRLLRRLWSHAGRPRAVAAADLDLHERARVQTLRVRGWEVAAYSWGDGALPVLLVHGWRSRASRFAPLVRRLLDLGYSPVSWDAPGHGATPGPVGTILDAREIMGLLQSRHGRFAAVVAHSLGAPFAVHALREGIEADRAVLVAGVSDFAFTVHTFAAALGLGPRAVAALRRAVEGHHFGGDPTVWTRFSAGEGAALTQPLLLLHDEHDTVVPAAQSHLTLAAHHGRARLVTTSGLGHSALLRDPAVLDAITGFVREPGGPARGEGEVPGAVGA, via the coding sequence GTGAACACCACCCGTCTCGTCGGCACGGCCCTCAACGCGGCCGCCGTGCCCGCCCCACGCCTGGCAGGCAGGCTGCTGCGCCGGCTGTGGTCCCACGCGGGCCGCCCGCGCGCCGTCGCCGCCGCCGACCTGGACCTGCACGAGCGGGCCCGCGTCCAGACCCTGCGGGTACGCGGATGGGAGGTGGCCGCCTACTCCTGGGGCGACGGCGCGCTCCCCGTCCTGCTCGTCCACGGCTGGAGGTCGCGCGCCTCCCGCTTCGCGCCGCTCGTCCGGCGGCTGCTCGACCTCGGCTACAGCCCCGTCTCCTGGGACGCGCCCGGCCACGGGGCCACACCCGGACCGGTGGGCACCATCCTGGACGCGCGCGAGATCATGGGCCTGCTCCAGTCCCGCCACGGGCGCTTCGCGGCCGTCGTCGCGCACTCCCTGGGCGCGCCCTTCGCCGTGCACGCCCTGCGCGAGGGGATCGAGGCCGACCGGGCGGTCCTGGTGGCCGGGGTGTCGGACTTCGCCTTCACCGTCCACACCTTCGCCGCGGCGCTCGGCCTGGGCCCCCGCGCCGTCGCGGCCCTGCGCCGGGCGGTCGAGGGACACCACTTCGGGGGCGATCCGACCGTGTGGACCCGCTTCTCCGCGGGAGAGGGGGCCGCCCTCACCCAGCCGCTCCTGCTGCTGCACGACGAGCACGACACCGTCGTCCCCGCGGCGCAGTCACACCTGACGCTGGCCGCCCACCACGGGCGCGCGCGCCTGGTCACCACCTCGGGCCTGGGGCACAGCGCGCTGCTCCGCGACCCGGCCGTGCTCGACGCCATCACCGGGTTCGTCCGTGAGCCCGGCGGACCGGCCAGGGGCGAGGGGGAGGTGCCGGGAGCGGTCGGGGCCTGA
- a CDS encoding TetR/AcrR family transcriptional regulator, whose amino-acid sequence MTARTDGRLQRGDQTRRAVLEHAVHTASVEGLEGLSLGRLAKELGVSKSGVFAHFGSKEELQLATLEAGRAVFVRHVVRDALEVRPGVERLWRLCVDWIGYSRGRVFRGGCLFYTAIAEFESRPGRVRDALRESSRQWRDLLARTAEDARQLGELSGGADPALLAFELRAFMETANSFSLLEDDLETPYAAARAAIAARLDSLAVPGAPRPWAGPVNR is encoded by the coding sequence ATGACCGCACGGACCGACGGACGGCTGCAACGGGGCGACCAGACCCGCAGGGCCGTGCTGGAGCACGCGGTGCACACGGCGTCGGTGGAGGGCCTGGAGGGCCTCTCCCTGGGGCGGCTCGCCAAGGAACTCGGGGTCAGCAAGAGCGGGGTGTTCGCCCACTTCGGTTCCAAGGAGGAGCTGCAGCTGGCCACCCTGGAGGCCGGACGCGCCGTCTTCGTCCGGCACGTGGTGCGCGACGCCCTGGAGGTGCGCCCCGGAGTGGAGCGGCTGTGGCGGCTGTGCGTGGACTGGATCGGCTACTCGCGCGGGCGCGTGTTCCGGGGCGGCTGCCTGTTCTACACCGCCATCGCCGAGTTCGAGTCCCGGCCCGGGCGCGTCCGCGACGCGCTGCGGGAGAGCAGCCGCCAGTGGCGTGACCTGCTCGCGCGCACCGCGGAGGACGCCCGCCAGCTGGGCGAGCTCTCCGGGGGGGCCGACCCCGCGCTGCTGGCCTTCGAACTGCGCGCCTTCATGGAGACCGCCAACTCGTTCTCCCTGCTGGAGGACGACCTGGAGACCCCCTACGCCGCCGCGCGCGCCGCCATCGCCGCCCGCCTGGACTCCCTGGCCGTTCCCGGCGCCCCGCGCCCCTGGGCCGGACCGGTCAACCGGTGA
- a CDS encoding potassium channel family protein — translation MRRAGGGPGRPVRLGAFLVFVVLLQFGYPVTLHGPVWTGLYLVAYVGVVLSGVVLVRGAHDRIAPTAATGAALLCCAAWVGATGGGGAALVSMFAAGAAFQLALMYSLLRFVYRRSRTHELEIVLAAVCVYLLLGGLFTTVFGALESLWPGSFADSAHPGARVTWQQFVYFSYVTLATTGYGDVVPVSAWARSLSAAEGVVGTLFLTTVVARLVGAFTGPRREEGRAVTG, via the coding sequence GTGCGCAGAGCAGGAGGCGGTCCGGGGCGTCCCGTGCGCCTGGGGGCGTTCCTGGTGTTCGTGGTCCTGCTCCAGTTCGGGTACCCGGTCACCCTCCACGGACCCGTCTGGACGGGGCTCTACCTGGTCGCCTACGTGGGCGTGGTGCTCTCCGGCGTCGTACTGGTGCGCGGGGCGCACGACCGGATCGCCCCCACCGCCGCCACGGGCGCGGCGCTGCTCTGCTGCGCGGCCTGGGTCGGCGCGACGGGCGGCGGGGGCGCGGCGCTGGTGTCGATGTTCGCGGCGGGAGCGGCCTTCCAGCTCGCGCTCATGTACTCCCTGCTGCGGTTCGTCTACCGCCGGAGCCGGACCCACGAGCTGGAGATCGTCCTGGCGGCGGTGTGCGTCTACCTGCTGCTCGGCGGTCTGTTCACCACGGTGTTCGGCGCCCTGGAGAGCCTGTGGCCCGGGAGCTTCGCCGACTCAGCGCACCCGGGGGCCCGGGTCACCTGGCAGCAGTTCGTCTACTTCTCCTACGTCACGCTGGCCACCACGGGCTACGGTGACGTCGTGCCGGTCTCGGCGTGGGCGCGCTCGCTGTCCGCGGCCGAGGGCGTGGTGGGGACGCTGTTCCTGACCACGGTCGTGGCCCGCCTCGTCGGCGCCTTCACCGGCCCGCGCCGGGAGGAGGGCCGCGCGGTCACCGGTTGA
- a CDS encoding serine/threonine protein kinase, whose translation MEDQHVQRGSGGAGQPSGRTVGKYRLVRSLGRGGFGEVFLGEDPDGGRAAVKILHASWAGDPEMRRRFSTEVEQARRVSGFCIAAILDADPGAAEPWIATEFIDGPTLQRAVATAGPRSGVELHRLAVSTATALAAIHAAGVVHRDLKPDNIMLAADGPRVIDFGIARAVETTSVTASGVVGTIGYMAPEQLEGMRLTSAVDIFSWGSVMVYAATGHEAFPGPTQASRIARILGGEPDLGPLAEPLAGIVRTCLDKDPDRRPDATTLLNLLISAPAEGTAARPATGDGGTRVLPPADASTRWESDPTRVAPDEHPRTHATRVAPPVPVDPTRVAPADAARVDATRAYTQMASGAAAAGLAPPSAPPYSTAPPPHTPASGAGAVSGPPTPPPYSRAFGAGAVSGPHTPPYRSGVPPYHFHGIRFTDPGELAEAMQQNWSAAVQVFSDPAERAALGAWLVNDLGDTTVDRSLFRGHVNNDANLALASFVSQLRPDLPPIFRGRGATVAELGEMFDDPRPLLTGAPKANEMVLIARPSVLRTMGAHHGADSGDLMRLADQLDEAERAANAFQEQLTGELEGWRAARVNVSAALILAFLLRPERLVPPGDGGDTGLGEWVSILWGRVESAPTPVSAGYAAVVYGALSTMRSLAEQRRSWETRHNKVSADHADLRRGVRLQERLLLGLRLCRFAVFGIPAGLLVGMATGNGLEGPAGLLMSVGLLGLVGAIALEVTVRVVSGGVARRNQRSQELNGAAAQLPQLTSGVARIQGDLRRAREICGRS comes from the coding sequence GTGGAGGACCAGCACGTCCAGAGGGGTAGCGGCGGGGCGGGTCAGCCCTCCGGCCGCACGGTGGGGAAGTACCGGCTGGTGCGGTCGCTGGGGCGCGGCGGTTTCGGCGAGGTGTTCCTCGGAGAGGACCCCGACGGCGGTCGCGCCGCGGTCAAGATCCTGCACGCCAGCTGGGCGGGGGATCCGGAGATGCGCCGCCGCTTCAGCACCGAGGTCGAGCAGGCCCGGCGTGTGAGCGGGTTCTGCATCGCCGCGATCCTGGACGCCGACCCCGGGGCCGCCGAGCCGTGGATCGCCACCGAGTTCATCGACGGTCCCACGCTCCAGCGCGCCGTGGCCACCGCGGGCCCGCGCAGCGGCGTCGAACTGCACCGCCTGGCCGTCTCCACGGCCACCGCGCTGGCCGCGATCCACGCGGCCGGGGTCGTGCACCGCGACCTCAAACCCGACAACATCATGCTGGCCGCGGACGGGCCGCGCGTGATCGACTTCGGTATCGCCCGCGCGGTCGAGACCACCTCGGTCACCGCCAGCGGTGTGGTGGGCACGATCGGGTACATGGCGCCCGAGCAGCTGGAGGGCATGCGGCTGACCTCGGCGGTGGACATCTTCTCCTGGGGGTCGGTGATGGTCTACGCCGCCACCGGTCACGAGGCCTTCCCCGGACCGACACAGGCCTCCCGCATCGCCCGCATCCTGGGCGGCGAGCCCGACCTCGGCCCCCTCGCCGAGCCGCTGGCCGGGATCGTCCGCACCTGCCTGGACAAGGACCCCGACCGCCGCCCCGACGCCACCACCCTGCTCAACCTGCTGATCTCCGCGCCCGCCGAGGGCACGGCCGCGCGCCCGGCGACGGGCGACGGCGGCACCCGCGTCCTGCCTCCGGCCGACGCGAGCACCCGGTGGGAGAGCGATCCCACCCGCGTGGCCCCCGATGAGCACCCGCGGACCCATGCGACCCGCGTGGCCCCTCCGGTCCCGGTGGACCCGACCAGGGTCGCTCCCGCGGACGCCGCGAGGGTGGACGCGACCCGCGCCTACACGCAGATGGCCTCGGGCGCCGCCGCGGCCGGTCTGGCACCGCCGTCCGCGCCGCCGTACTCCACGGCCCCGCCGCCCCACACCCCGGCGTCCGGGGCGGGTGCGGTGAGCGGCCCCCCCACCCCGCCGCCCTACTCCCGGGCGTTCGGGGCGGGTGCGGTGAGCGGTCCCCACACCCCGCCGTACCGGTCGGGCGTGCCCCCGTACCACTTCCACGGCATCCGCTTCACCGACCCGGGCGAGCTGGCCGAGGCCATGCAGCAGAACTGGAGCGCGGCCGTCCAGGTCTTCAGCGACCCGGCCGAACGGGCGGCCCTGGGCGCCTGGCTCGTCAACGACCTCGGCGACACCACGGTGGACCGGTCCCTGTTCCGGGGACACGTCAACAACGACGCCAACCTGGCGCTGGCCTCGTTCGTCTCACAGCTGCGTCCCGACCTGCCGCCGATCTTCCGCGGCCGGGGCGCCACCGTGGCCGAGCTGGGTGAGATGTTCGACGACCCGCGCCCGCTGCTCACCGGTGCGCCCAAGGCCAACGAGATGGTCCTGATTGCCCGCCCGAGCGTGCTCAGGACCATGGGCGCCCACCACGGCGCCGACTCCGGCGACCTGATGCGGCTCGCCGATCAGCTCGACGAGGCCGAACGGGCCGCCAACGCCTTCCAGGAGCAGCTGACCGGAGAACTGGAGGGCTGGCGCGCGGCGCGCGTCAACGTGAGCGCCGCCCTCATCCTGGCCTTCCTGCTGCGCCCCGAGCGCCTGGTGCCGCCCGGCGACGGCGGCGACACGGGCCTGGGGGAGTGGGTGTCGATCCTCTGGGGCCGCGTCGAGAGCGCGCCGACGCCCGTCAGCGCCGGGTACGCGGCCGTGGTCTACGGCGCCCTGTCGACCATGCGGTCGCTGGCCGAGCAGAGGCGGAGCTGGGAGACCCGGCACAACAAGGTCAGCGCCGACCACGCCGACCTGCGCCGCGGGGTCAGGCTCCAGGAGCGCCTGCTCCTGGGGCTGCGGCTCTGCCGGTTCGCCGTCTTCGGCATCCCCGCCGGTCTGCTCGTCGGGATGGCGACGGGCAACGGTCTGGAGGGGCCCGCCGGTCTGCTCATGTCCGTGGGCCTGCTCGGTCTGGTCGGGGCCATCGCCCTGGAGGTGACCGTGCGGGTCGTCTCCGGCGGCGTGGCCCGGCGCAACCAGCGCTCCCAGGAGCTCAACGGCGCGGCGGCGCAGCTGCCGCAGCTGACGTCGGGCGTCGCCCGTATCCAGGGCGACCTGCGCAGGGCCAGGGAGATCTGCGGGCGGAGCTGA
- a CDS encoding SRPBCC family protein, translating into MSEIIETVEVDVPVTAAYAQWTRFEEFPSFMEGVDKVVRTGDGHMLWTIEIGGQKREFEAVVTEQVPGERIAWKTTDGTTHAGVVTFHRLSDTSSRITLQLKTVPEGVVEQLGDKLGLVKTRAKGDMKRFKAFVEPGRENPTG; encoded by the coding sequence ATGTCAGAGATCATCGAGACGGTGGAGGTCGACGTCCCGGTCACCGCCGCCTACGCCCAGTGGACGCGGTTCGAGGAGTTCCCCTCCTTCATGGAGGGGGTCGACAAGGTCGTCCGCACCGGTGACGGGCACATGCTCTGGACCATCGAGATCGGTGGCCAGAAGAGGGAGTTCGAGGCCGTGGTCACCGAACAGGTCCCCGGGGAGCGGATCGCCTGGAAGACCACGGACGGCACGACCCACGCGGGGGTGGTGACCTTCCACCGCCTGTCCGACACCAGCAGCAGGATCACCCTCCAGCTCAAGACCGTCCCGGAGGGCGTGGTCGAGCAGCTCGGGGACAAGCTCGGACTGGTCAAGACCCGTGCCAAGGGCGACATGAAGCGCTTCAAGGCCTTCGTCGAGCCCGGCCGGGAGAACCCGACCGGCTGA
- the acnA gene encoding aconitate hydratase AcnA, producing the protein MSANSFGARDTLRVGDESYEIFRLETVEGSSRLPYSLKVLLENLLRTEDGANVTADHIRALGGWDPKAQPNQEIQFTPARVIMQDFTGVPCVVDLATMREAVRDMGGDPDKINPLAPAELVIDHSVVVDLFGRPDAFERNVEIEYERNYERYKFLRWGQTAFDEFKVVPPGTGIVHQANIEHLARVTMSRGGQAYPDTCVGTDSHTTMQNGLGILGWGVGGIEAEAAMLGQPISMLIPRVVGFKLTGELQPGTTATDLVLTITEMLRQHGVVGKFVEFYGEGVASVPLANRATIGNMSPEFGSTAAIFPIDDETIRYMKLTGRSEQQVALTEAYAKANGFWHDPANEPEFSEYLELDLAEVVPSIAGPKRPQDRIALSEAKSTWRHDVRNYVEDSTDEAGEESFPASDAPSQTANGARPHKAVKVTMADGTETEIDHGAVVIAAITSCTNTSNPSVMLGAALLAKKAVEKGLTRKPWVKTSMAPGSKVVTDYYERSGLTPYLDKLGFNLVGYGCTTCIGNSGPLPEEISQAVQDNDLAVTAVLSGNRNFEGRINPDVKMNYLASPPLVVAYALAGSLDVDITTEPLGIDKDGEPVFLADIWPSAEEIQQVMDSAIASDMYESAYSDVFAGDERWRSLPTPTGNTFEWEGESTYVRKPPYFEGMETTPAPVTDITGARVLAKLGDSVTTDHISPAGAIKPGTPAAEYLKANGVERRDFNSYGSRRGNHEVMIRGTFANIRLRNQIAPGTEGGYTRDFTQPEGPVSFIYDAARNYAEQGTPLVVLGGKEYGSGSSRDWAAKGTSLLGVRAVITESYERIHRSNLIGMGVLPLQFPEGQSADSLGLTGEETFSITGVTELNEGTTPATVKVSTDTGVEFDAVVRIDTPGEADYYRNGGILQYVLRQLIAK; encoded by the coding sequence GTGTCCGCGAACAGCTTCGGCGCCCGTGACACGTTGCGCGTTGGCGACGAGTCGTACGAGATCTTCCGTCTGGAGACCGTGGAGGGCTCCAGTCGGCTTCCCTACAGCCTGAAGGTGCTGCTGGAGAACCTTCTGCGCACCGAGGACGGTGCGAACGTCACCGCCGACCACATCCGGGCCCTGGGCGGCTGGGACCCCAAGGCCCAGCCCAACCAGGAGATCCAGTTCACCCCCGCGCGGGTGATCATGCAGGACTTCACCGGCGTCCCCTGCGTCGTCGACCTCGCCACCATGCGCGAGGCCGTGCGCGACATGGGCGGCGACCCGGACAAGATCAACCCGCTCGCCCCCGCCGAGCTGGTGATCGACCACTCCGTCGTCGTCGACCTCTTCGGCCGCCCCGACGCCTTCGAGCGCAACGTCGAGATCGAGTACGAGCGCAACTACGAGCGCTACAAGTTCCTGCGCTGGGGCCAGACCGCCTTCGACGAGTTCAAGGTCGTCCCGCCCGGCACCGGCATCGTGCACCAGGCCAACATCGAGCACCTGGCGCGCGTCACCATGAGCCGGGGCGGCCAGGCCTACCCCGACACCTGCGTCGGCACCGACTCGCACACCACCATGCAGAACGGCCTGGGCATCCTGGGCTGGGGCGTGGGCGGCATCGAGGCCGAGGCCGCCATGCTCGGCCAGCCGATCTCCATGCTCATCCCGCGCGTGGTCGGCTTCAAGCTGACCGGTGAGCTCCAGCCCGGCACCACCGCCACCGACCTGGTGCTCACCATCACCGAGATGCTGCGTCAGCACGGCGTGGTCGGCAAGTTCGTCGAGTTCTACGGCGAGGGCGTGGCCTCCGTGCCGCTGGCCAACCGCGCCACCATCGGCAACATGAGCCCGGAGTTCGGCTCCACCGCCGCGATCTTCCCGATCGACGACGAGACGATCCGGTACATGAAGCTGACCGGCCGCTCCGAGCAGCAGGTGGCCCTGACCGAGGCCTACGCCAAGGCCAACGGCTTCTGGCACGACCCGGCCAACGAGCCCGAGTTCTCCGAGTACCTGGAGCTCGACCTGGCCGAGGTGGTCCCCTCCATCGCCGGCCCCAAGCGCCCGCAGGACCGCATCGCGCTGTCGGAGGCCAAGAGCACCTGGCGCCACGACGTGCGCAACTACGTCGAGGACAGCACCGACGAGGCGGGCGAGGAGTCCTTCCCGGCCTCGGACGCCCCGTCCCAGACCGCCAACGGCGCCCGTCCGCACAAGGCCGTCAAGGTCACCATGGCCGACGGCACCGAGACCGAGATCGACCACGGCGCCGTGGTGATCGCCGCGATCACCTCCTGCACCAACACCTCCAACCCCTCGGTCATGCTGGGCGCCGCCCTGCTGGCCAAGAAGGCGGTGGAGAAGGGCCTGACCCGCAAGCCGTGGGTCAAGACCTCCATGGCCCCGGGCTCCAAGGTCGTCACCGACTACTACGAGCGCTCCGGCCTGACCCCGTACCTGGACAAGCTGGGCTTCAACCTGGTCGGCTACGGCTGCACCACCTGCATCGGCAACTCCGGCCCGCTGCCGGAGGAGATCTCCCAGGCCGTCCAGGACAACGACCTGGCCGTCACCGCGGTCCTGTCCGGCAACCGCAACTTCGAGGGCCGGATCAACCCGGACGTGAAGATGAACTACCTGGCCTCGCCGCCGCTGGTGGTCGCCTACGCGCTGGCCGGGTCGCTGGACGTGGACATCACCACGGAGCCGCTGGGCATCGACAAGGACGGCGAGCCCGTCTTCCTGGCCGACATCTGGCCCAGCGCCGAGGAGATCCAGCAGGTCATGGACTCCGCGATCGCCTCGGACATGTACGAGTCCGCGTACTCGGACGTGTTCGCCGGCGACGAGCGCTGGCGCTCGCTGCCCACCCCGACGGGCAACACCTTCGAGTGGGAGGGCGAGTCGACCTACGTCCGCAAGCCCCCCTACTTCGAGGGCATGGAGACCACCCCGGCCCCGGTCACCGACATCACCGGCGCCCGGGTGCTGGCCAAGCTGGGCGACTCGGTCACCACCGACCACATCTCCCCGGCCGGCGCCATCAAGCCGGGCACCCCCGCGGCCGAGTACCTCAAGGCCAACGGCGTGGAGCGCCGCGACTTCAACTCCTACGGTTCGCGCCGCGGCAACCACGAGGTGATGATCCGGGGCACGTTCGCCAACATCCGCCTGCGCAACCAGATCGCGCCGGGCACCGAGGGCGGCTACACCCGCGACTTCACCCAGCCCGAGGGCCCGGTGTCGTTCATCTACGACGCCGCGCGCAACTACGCCGAGCAGGGTACGCCGCTGGTCGTCCTGGGCGGCAAGGAGTACGGTTCCGGCTCCTCGCGCGACTGGGCGGCCAAGGGCACCAGCCTGCTGGGCGTGCGCGCGGTCATCACCGAGTCCTACGAGCGCATCCACCGCTCGAACCTGATCGGGATGGGCGTCCTGCCCCTCCAGTTCCCCGAGGGCCAGTCCGCCGACTCCCTCGGCCTGACCGGCGAGGAGACCTTCTCCATCACCGGCGTGACCGAGCTGAACGAGGGCACCACCCCGGCCACGGTGAAGGTCAGCACCGACACCGGCGTGGAGTTCGACGCCGTGGTGCGCATCGACACCCCCGGTGAGGCCGACTACTACCGCAACGGCGGCATCCTGCAGTACGTGCTGCGCCAGCTGATCGCCAAGTAG
- a CDS encoding LLM class F420-dependent oxidoreductase, with amino-acid sequence MRLRIFLEPQQGATYEDQLTVARAVEDLGFDALFRSDHYLHMGDHVSGLPGPTDAWITLAGLARDTSRIRLGTLMTAATFRHPAPLAISVAQVDRMSDGRVEFGFGSGWFEEEHAVYGIPFPATARERFDRYEEQLDIITGLWSTPVGETFRYEGKHYRLAEGPALPKPQQGPRPPVLIGGTGPKRTPRLAAKYADEYNVPFNSIEDTSAAFERTRAAVRASGRSAPMVYSAAQVLCAGRDEAEVARRAERIGREVPELRENGLAGTPNELVDKIGRFAEAGAERMYLQMLDMSDLDHLELVASQVAPQLD; translated from the coding sequence ATGCGTCTGAGGATCTTCCTTGAGCCCCAACAGGGGGCCACCTATGAGGACCAGCTCACCGTCGCCAGGGCCGTCGAGGACCTGGGCTTCGACGCTCTGTTCAGGTCCGACCACTATCTGCACATGGGGGATCACGTCAGCGGCCTCCCCGGGCCCACCGACGCCTGGATCACTCTCGCCGGGCTCGCCCGGGACACCTCCCGCATCCGCCTGGGCACGCTGATGACCGCGGCGACCTTCCGTCACCCCGCGCCCCTGGCGATCTCCGTCGCCCAGGTCGACCGCATGAGCGACGGCCGGGTGGAGTTCGGCTTCGGTTCGGGCTGGTTCGAGGAGGAGCACGCGGTCTACGGGATCCCCTTCCCCGCCACCGCCCGTGAGCGCTTCGACCGCTACGAGGAGCAGCTGGACATCATCACCGGCCTGTGGTCGACCCCGGTGGGGGAGACCTTCCGCTACGAGGGCAAGCACTACCGCCTGGCCGAGGGGCCCGCGCTGCCCAAGCCGCAGCAGGGTCCGCGTCCGCCGGTGCTGATCGGCGGCACCGGCCCCAAGCGCACGCCGCGCCTGGCCGCCAAGTACGCCGACGAGTACAACGTGCCCTTCAACTCGATCGAGGACACCTCGGCCGCCTTCGAGCGGACCCGGGCCGCGGTGCGGGCCTCGGGGCGCAGCGCGCCGATGGTCTACTCCGCCGCGCAGGTGCTCTGCGCGGGCAGGGACGAGGCCGAGGTGGCCCGGCGGGCCGAGCGGATCGGCCGCGAGGTCCCCGAGCTGCGGGAGAACGGCCTGGCGGGCACCCCAAACGAGCTGGTGGACAAGATCGGCCGCTTCGCCGAGGCGGGCGCCGAGCGCATGTACCTCCAGATGCTGGACATGTCCGACCTGGACCACCTGGAGCTGGTGGCCTCGCAGGTCGCGCCGCAGCTGGACTGA